The genomic DNA TCCGCTGTCGGTGGGATCCGGCACCACATGGAACGCATCGACGGCACGTGAGAACCGGTGCCCCGTGAAGCGATACCGGGCCGTCTCGACGAGCACCACCCGGTGGCCTGCATCGTGGAACGAGCGGGCCAGCTGCAGCGCCTTGGTCATCTTCCCGCCGCTGACCATGACCGTGCGCCTCGGACCGGGGCGCGGCGGCGCGGATGCCCTGCGGGCACCCCGCAGCGCGGCTGTGGCCGTGAGCGCGAGGTTGACCGGCACCATGGCCGCCATCAGGCCGAGCGCCCCGAGGGTGCGGGCGCCGCCACCGGACCCGCCCGGGCGCCGGTGACTCATGCCCCGTTGCCGGGGCGGGCGATCACCAGGCCCCGGTGCAGGGTGCGGATGCCGTCCACCCCCGAGTGGTCCGCCTTGTGCAGCACGCACCGGTTGTCCCACATGATGACGTCACCCGGCGACCACGCATGCCGGTAGATGTTGTCCTCGGCCGTGCAGTGCAGGTAGAGCGATTCAATGCTCGCCCGGGCGTCCGCGTCGGCCATGCCGCTCACGGTCGCGCATCGCTGGGGGGTCGATATGTAGATCGTGGTGCGACCCGACACCGGATGCCGCTGGAAGACCCGGTGGTCCGCGCGTGACTCGTCGCCGGCGCCGAGGTCCACGCCGGTCGCCACATGGGTGGCGCTGCGTCCATCGAGCGTGGCCTTGAGGTGATCAGGCAGGGTGTCGAAGGCCCGGTACTGATTGGTGAAGAGCGTCTCCCCGCCGCGCTCCGGTAGCACCACCGCGCGCAGCGCCGTGTAGGTAGGCGGTTGCCGCACGTAGCTGGTGTCGGTATGGAACGAACTGCGCGGGGGTTCCGTCCGGCCTTCGTTGCTCACCACGTTGAGGTCGGGATGCCCCTGCACGGGGGTCTCCCCCCGGGTGAAGGTGAGGGTCCCGAAGCGCGCGAGGAACCTCACGAAGCCCGCGTCGTCGATGTCCTGGCCCGTGAAGATGACGACCCCATGATCGGCGAGCACCTCCACGAGGAAGTCCACGGCCCCGGGCGGCAGGTCGTCGAGGTCGAGGCCGCTCACCGTGGCGCCGACAGGCGGGTGGGGCGTCACGTCGATGTCATCCCGCCAGGCCGTCGATGGGTTCGTGGTGGCCATGCCTCAGCCCGCGTCCGTCAGGCGCACGATCGTCACGCCGTCGCGCAGGGGGACCAGCACCTGATCCACCCGGGGGTCATCGGCCACCATCCGGTTGAACTCCCTGATCGCATCACCGGCATCGGACGACCTCCCGGTCACGTACGCGTGCCCCTGCAGGAGCGTGTTGTCCACGCACATCACCCCATGCGGGGCCAGCAGGCCACCGTCGATCACGGCCTCGAAGTAGTCGGCATACCCAGCCTTGTCGGCATCGAGGAAAATGAAGTCGAACGGCGCGCCCTCGGCGGCGAGCCGGCGCAGGGTGTCGGCGGCCGCGCCGACCTCCACCACGATCTTCCCGCCATGCGGGGACCCCGCGAATGCCTGCCGGGCCAGATGCGCGGCGTCCGCGTTGATCTCGCAGGCGACCACGACGCCGTCCTCGGGCAGGGCCTCCGCCATCGCCAGCGCGGAGTACCCGGTGAACATCCCGACCTCGAGGACCCGCCGCGAGCGCGTTATGGCGACGAGCATCTTGAGGAATTGGCCCTCGACATGGCCGGACAGCATCTCGGCCTCGAGCGCGCCCGCGGCTGAGGCCCGACCGGCGGACCAGTCGGTGGCGGCGGTGTGGTGCGCGAGGCTCTTCAGGGCTGGCGACTCCGGCGTGGTGCATTCGGCCGCGTAGGGCTCGAGCCCCGCAGCCAGTTCACCGGCGTCGAGCAGCGCGGACATCAGCGATTGGTCGGTCACGGCCGACCAGTGATCGTCTCCGGCGATGCCCCGCAGCGACGCGGCGAGGATTCCCACCGGCGTCACGGGGCGCAGCGCCCTCGCCCCCGGGTCAACGGCCACCGCGCATCCTCAGCGCCAGCCAAGGGTGCTGGCGGGCACGTACATGTCGCACCCGTCCCCGCCGAGGGGATACCCGGCGCACAGCTCGCGGTGCACCGCAAGGGCACCGAGCAGCTCCTCCATGCTGAGGTCACTCACGAACCGGCACGTGCCGATGGGGTCGGGCATCGCGGCCCGCAGCAGTCCCCCGCGCGTCTTGATGATGGAGGCCGTGGCCTCCTCGAGCAGGTCCGGGGTCATGTACGGGCTGTCGAGTGCCAGTCCCACGCTCGACATAAGCGCCAGGATGCGATCGCGATCCTGCGCGGAGATGTAGCCACGCTCCCCAGCGATCGTCGCAGACAGCGCCATGTCGATCGTGACGGCATGCCCGTGGAAGAGCGGGGGATCCGGCGCGAGCTCGAGGGTCGGGCTCCAGGTGTGGCCGAAGGCGATCACGCGATCGAGGTCGCGCTCATGGAGGTTCGGCACCTCGAGTTCCAGCATCACCCGGATCGCCTCGTAGGTCACCTCATGGCCGACCGCGAGCAGCTCCGGCGTGCCATCGGTGTACCCGAAGCGCGTTTGCACGAGGGCCTCGCCATGCTCCTCCAGGCGTACGAACAGGGCCTCGTCGGCCACGACGGCGATCTTCACCAGCTCTGCGAAGCCGTTTCGCACCTGGTCGATCGGGAGCGTCTTGAGGAACGAGAAGTCGAGGATGACGTCCTTCGACGCGTGGTAGGCGCCGAGGCGGTTCTTGGCCTTGCGGTGGTTCACCGCCACCTTGATCGACACGCTGGCGTCGACCAGGCCGATGAGCGTGGTCGGCACCCGGATGTAGTCGGTGGACCGCCGGTAGGCGGCGCAGGCGAAGCCGGCGATGTCCGTGGTCAGCCCTCCGCCGACGACGAGCACCTGCTCGGTGCGTAGGAGCCCGAACTGATCGAACTCATCGACCACGGCCTCGAGCGTGGTCATCGCCTTGCCGGGCTCGGCGACATCGAGGGTGAACACCGTGAGGTCGATGCCGTGGTGTGCGAAGTACGCG from Actinomycetota bacterium includes the following:
- a CDS encoding TauD/TfdA family dioxygenase — translated: MATTNPSTAWRDDIDVTPHPPVGATVSGLDLDDLPPGAVDFLVEVLADHGVVIFTGQDIDDAGFVRFLARFGTLTFTRGETPVQGHPDLNVVSNEGRTEPPRSSFHTDTSYVRQPPTYTALRAVVLPERGGETLFTNQYRAFDTLPDHLKATLDGRSATHVATGVDLGAGDESRADHRVFQRHPVSGRTTIYISTPQRCATVSGMADADARASIESLYLHCTAEDNIYRHAWSPGDVIMWDNRCVLHKADHSGVDGIRTLHRGLVIARPGNGA
- a CDS encoding SAM-dependent methyltransferase yields the protein MRPVTPVGILAASLRGIAGDDHWSAVTDQSLMSALLDAGELAAGLEPYAAECTTPESPALKSLAHHTAATDWSAGRASAAGALEAEMLSGHVEGQFLKMLVAITRSRRVLEVGMFTGYSALAMAEALPEDGVVVACEINADAAHLARQAFAGSPHGGKIVVEVGAAADTLRRLAAEGAPFDFIFLDADKAGYADYFEAVIDGGLLAPHGVMCVDNTLLQGHAYVTGRSSDAGDAIREFNRMVADDPRVDQVLVPLRDGVTIVRLTDAG
- a CDS encoding sedoheptulose 7-phosphate cyclase, with product MSEVIGSFRAEPRAFHVSAVERIDYRLRYVDGAFEVANDEIASAYREFGRCLLVIDDAVHELYGPQIAAYFAHHGIDLTVFTLDVAEPGKAMTTLEAVVDEFDQFGLLRTEQVLVVGGGLTTDIAGFACAAYRRSTDYIRVPTTLIGLVDASVSIKVAVNHRKAKNRLGAYHASKDVILDFSFLKTLPIDQVRNGFAELVKIAVVADEALFVRLEEHGEALVQTRFGYTDGTPELLAVGHEVTYEAIRVMLELEVPNLHERDLDRVIAFGHTWSPTLELAPDPPLFHGHAVTIDMALSATIAGERGYISAQDRDRILALMSSVGLALDSPYMTPDLLEEATASIIKTRGGLLRAAMPDPIGTCRFVSDLSMEELLGALAVHRELCAGYPLGGDGCDMYVPASTLGWR